A section of the Leucoraja erinacea ecotype New England chromosome 31, Leri_hhj_1, whole genome shotgun sequence genome encodes:
- the LOC129712047 gene encoding uncharacterized protein LOC129712047 isoform X1: protein MPSGQQAQGGKMFGILRAQQEERLAGVNKEFLEDQKYKDEENLAENLESFKKKYMEFDLNDQGDIDLMSLKQMLEKLGVPKTHLEVKKMIAEATGGSSETISYRNFVIMMLGKCSTVLRLIMMFEGKSDSQKLISYLYNSILNIDLPSTEVLREEWERELMIKITKVKWEKYLIYIHKCSINVRHNLIQFKIVHRLYYSKTRLNKFYPNISATCDKCQAQKATITHSLVSCIKLYRFWNYIFEILTKLFKTRMEPNTEMIIFGVMEDGNKLNASQNLFLNYGLIIAKKLILKFWKGTSIPTLKMWIASMLDTAHLEEMRFLLMDKSDQFITSWSPFVVFLESYGATQL, encoded by the exons GAATTTCTGGAAGATCAAAAATATAAAGATGAAGAAAACTTAGCAGAAAATCTGGAATCTTTCAAAA AGAAGTACATGGAATTTGATCTCAATGACCAAGGTGACATTG ACTTGATGAGCCTgaagcagatgctggagaaacttggagTTCCCAAGACTCACCTGGAAGTGAAGAAGATGATTGCAGAAGCGACGGGTGGCAGCAGTGAGACCATCTCTTACCGCAACTTTGTCATCATGATGTTGGGCAAGTGCTCCACTGTCCTCAGATT aatAATGATGTTCGAAGGAAAAagtgactcacaaaaattaatatcctatttatataatagtattctaaatatagacctaccatcgacagaggtacttagagaagagtgggaacgggaattaatgataaaaattacgaaggttaaatgggaaaaatacctgatatatattcacaaatgttcaattaatgtaagacataatctaatacaatttaaaattgtacatagattatattattcaaaaacaagattgaacaaattttatccaaatatatccgccacttgtgataaatgtcaagcccaaaaggcaactataacacactccttagtttcctgcataaaactttatagattttggaattatatttttgaaatacttacaaaattattcaagacaagaatggaacctaatactgaaatgattatatttggtgtaatggaagatgggaataaattgaacgcgtctcaaaatctattccttaattatggtttaataatagcaaaaaaattaatacttaaattttggaagggtacatcaataccaacgcttaaaatgtggattgcaagtatgttggacaccgctcatcttgaggaaatgcgattcctcctaatggataaatcagaccaattcataacgagttggtctccattcgtcgtttttttggaatcatatggtgcaacacaattgtaa